Proteins encoded within one genomic window of Sphaerisporangium krabiense:
- a CDS encoding dihydrofolate reductase family protein, which produces MSHDSHARARKVVANISLSLDGRVSGPGGEADMSWIVPHALTDASRDHMVRVTGAATTVLLGRKNYEGFGSFWPAVAGDDNADPRDRTFARWLDETEKVVFSSTLTEAPWRNSRLAEADPAAEVKRLRERPGGDIIVLASGSVIKALLAADELDRLSITLCPELAGAGARLFDDGLPTTSWSLTDLSTTESGAICLIYDRVRNAD; this is translated from the coding sequence ATGTCGCACGACTCCCACGCCCGCGCCCGCAAGGTCGTCGCCAACATCTCGCTCTCCCTGGACGGCAGGGTCAGCGGTCCCGGCGGCGAGGCGGACATGAGCTGGATCGTCCCCCACGCCCTCACCGACGCCTCCCGCGACCACATGGTGCGGGTGACGGGCGCCGCCACCACCGTCCTGCTCGGCCGCAAGAACTACGAAGGCTTCGGCTCCTTCTGGCCGGCGGTCGCGGGCGACGACAACGCCGACCCCCGGGACCGCACCTTCGCCCGATGGCTCGACGAGACCGAGAAGGTCGTCTTCTCCTCGACCCTGACCGAGGCGCCGTGGCGGAACTCCCGGCTCGCCGAGGCCGATCCCGCCGCCGAGGTCAAACGGCTCCGCGAGCGGCCCGGCGGCGACATCATCGTCCTGGCCAGCGGCAGCGTCATCAAGGCCCTGCTGGCCGCGGACGAACTCGACCGGCTCAGCATCACACTCTGCCCCGAACTCGCCGGCGCCGGCGCCCGCCTGTTCGACGACGGCCTTCCCACGACATCCTGGTCCCTCACCGACCTGTCGACCACCGAGTCCGGCGCGATCTGCCTCATCTACGACCGCGTCAGAAACGCGGACTGA
- a CDS encoding helix-turn-helix transcriptional regulator, producing MPAVHRVPPELSSFVGRATELAAIGDAVAAGRVLTLTGPGGCGKTRLAIRVCQAAAQAWPDGVFWVGLEEETDGGQVARRVAAALDLPLPSGPDPLPALVAALRDRELLVVVDNCEHVLDDAAKVVAAVLSQCPRVAVLATSRARLGVAGERVWPVPPMGLADALELFLERVRAGAPDAAGGSEVRSGARRICDRLDRLPLALELAAGWAGTLSPAQIADSLSAPLDLLDGGARTAPFRQRTLQGSMDWSHDLLDDDERVLFRRIGVFEPGFTADAVTRLAALGGPGRERLLRGLRGLIDKSLVVADTTGEVARYRMLGVVRAYALARLEEAREADAARDLHLEVYASLLERLAPLLDTDKDAWRARLGAAYPNVRAAIEWGLSRADPARGRRLAAACAWLWHLEGRGADGARLLRKAVARGADERGPLQAEVLAALALVLNTAEPGIEAFEVARTARAMAEETGAPAAGRLARSLDAIGRLAVGLPEALEEARAVRGEAVAAGDGFVADSAEAFIGLMHVLADDYRQAIGCLEHAVEGLLRRGDRGTGSFALGWLALAAARSGALRRAGEAAERAVTTAEPLRDLHWTGSARVILAEIRLLQGRPEEAAAALAPIDRLIAGSGPLPFITGWERCKALLALEHGRPEEAADWCRHEGRWQEKPSTEWLAPETQLVLATALREAGDHTAAARVLRALSDAPVTGQMPRIRAGVLDELALHAADIEQALRLHHEALRIRTDHDLVLGQVDGLEHLAAVNLRRGAAETAGILAGAAERARADLGAARRVTVTNAEWRARLEEPDLRDAVARGRAMDLATAVGYATRARGPRRRPESGWESLTPAERSVARLAAEGLSNPEIATRLFVGRGTVKTHLAHVYAKLQVANRTELARAAIALGADGDPDAPRG from the coding sequence ATGCCTGCCGTCCATCGTGTTCCGCCGGAGTTGTCGTCGTTCGTCGGCCGGGCCACGGAGCTCGCGGCGATCGGCGACGCGGTGGCGGCCGGGCGGGTGCTGACGCTGACCGGGCCGGGCGGGTGCGGGAAGACCCGGCTGGCGATCCGCGTCTGCCAGGCGGCCGCGCAGGCGTGGCCGGACGGGGTGTTCTGGGTCGGTCTGGAGGAGGAGACGGACGGCGGCCAGGTCGCCCGCCGGGTGGCGGCGGCGCTGGACCTCCCGCTGCCCTCCGGGCCGGACCCGCTGCCGGCGCTGGTCGCCGCGCTGCGCGACCGTGAGCTGCTCGTGGTGGTCGACAACTGCGAGCACGTGCTGGACGACGCCGCCAAGGTCGTCGCGGCGGTGCTGTCGCAGTGCCCGCGCGTGGCGGTGCTCGCCACCAGCCGCGCCCGGCTCGGCGTCGCCGGCGAGCGCGTGTGGCCGGTGCCGCCGATGGGCCTGGCCGACGCGCTGGAGCTGTTCCTCGAACGCGTCCGCGCCGGCGCGCCGGACGCGGCGGGCGGGTCGGAGGTCCGCTCGGGGGCGCGGCGGATCTGCGACAGGCTCGACCGGCTGCCGCTCGCGCTGGAGCTGGCCGCCGGCTGGGCGGGCACCCTGTCGCCGGCCCAGATCGCGGACTCTCTCAGCGCGCCGTTGGACCTGCTGGACGGCGGCGCGCGGACCGCGCCGTTCCGGCAGCGGACGCTCCAGGGCTCGATGGACTGGAGCCACGACCTGCTGGACGACGACGAGCGGGTCCTGTTCCGGCGGATCGGGGTCTTCGAGCCGGGCTTCACCGCGGACGCCGTGACCCGCCTGGCCGCGCTCGGCGGCCCCGGCCGCGAACGCCTGCTCAGAGGGCTGCGGGGGCTGATCGACAAATCGCTGGTCGTAGCGGACACGACCGGTGAGGTGGCCAGGTACCGGATGCTCGGGGTCGTCCGGGCGTACGCGCTCGCCCGCCTGGAGGAGGCGCGGGAGGCCGACGCCGCCCGCGACCTGCACCTCGAGGTCTACGCGTCCTTGCTGGAGCGGCTGGCGCCGCTGCTGGACACCGACAAGGACGCCTGGCGGGCGCGACTGGGCGCCGCCTACCCCAACGTCCGTGCCGCGATCGAGTGGGGGCTGTCGCGCGCCGACCCGGCCCGGGGGCGGCGCCTTGCCGCGGCCTGCGCGTGGCTGTGGCACCTGGAGGGGCGCGGCGCCGACGGGGCGCGGCTGCTGCGGAAGGCCGTGGCGCGCGGCGCGGACGAGCGCGGCCCGCTGCAGGCGGAGGTGCTGGCGGCGCTGGCGCTGGTCCTCAACACCGCCGAGCCGGGCATCGAGGCGTTCGAGGTGGCGCGGACGGCGCGGGCCATGGCCGAGGAGACCGGCGCGCCGGCGGCGGGACGGCTGGCCCGATCGCTGGACGCCATCGGACGGCTCGCCGTGGGCCTGCCCGAAGCTCTCGAGGAGGCACGGGCGGTCAGAGGCGAGGCCGTCGCGGCCGGGGACGGATTCGTCGCCGACTCCGCCGAGGCGTTCATCGGGCTCATGCACGTGCTCGCCGACGACTACCGTCAGGCGATCGGATGCCTGGAGCACGCCGTGGAAGGGCTTCTGCGGCGCGGCGACCGGGGCACGGGGTCCTTCGCCCTCGGCTGGCTGGCGCTGGCCGCCGCCAGGTCGGGCGCGCTCCGGCGTGCGGGCGAGGCGGCCGAGCGTGCCGTGACCACGGCGGAACCCCTGCGCGACCTGCACTGGACCGGCTCGGCCCGGGTGATCCTGGCCGAGATCCGCCTCCTTCAGGGCCGCCCGGAGGAGGCCGCCGCCGCGCTGGCCCCCATCGACCGCCTGATCGCCGGATCGGGGCCGCTGCCGTTCATCACCGGCTGGGAGCGCTGCAAGGCGCTGCTCGCGCTCGAGCACGGCCGCCCGGAGGAGGCGGCGGACTGGTGCCGGCATGAGGGACGGTGGCAGGAGAAGCCGAGCACCGAATGGCTCGCGCCCGAGACCCAGCTCGTGCTGGCGACCGCCCTGCGCGAGGCGGGCGACCACACCGCCGCGGCGCGCGTGTTGCGGGCCCTGTCCGACGCGCCGGTGACCGGGCAGATGCCGCGCATCCGCGCGGGCGTGCTGGACGAGCTGGCGCTGCACGCGGCCGACATCGAGCAGGCGCTGCGGCTGCACCATGAGGCCCTGCGGATCCGGACAGACCACGACCTCGTCCTCGGGCAGGTCGACGGCCTGGAACACCTGGCAGCGGTCAACCTGCGGCGCGGGGCGGCCGAGACGGCCGGGATCCTCGCGGGCGCCGCGGAACGCGCCCGCGCCGACCTCGGGGCCGCGCGGCGGGTCACCGTCACGAACGCGGAGTGGCGGGCGCGGCTGGAGGAGCCGGACCTGCGTGACGCCGTGGCGCGGGGGCGCGCGATGGACCTGGCCACGGCCGTCGGCTACGCCACCCGCGCCCGCGGGCCGCGCCGCCGGCCGGAGTCGGGGTGGGAGAGCCTCACGCCCGCCGAGCGGTCGGTGGCGCGGCTCGCCGCCGAGGGGCTGTCCAACCCCGAGATCGCCACCCGCCTGTTCGTCGGCCGCGGCACGGTCAAGACGCACCTGGCGCACGTCTACGCCAAGCTCCAGGTCGCCAACCGCACCGAGCTCGCCCGCGCGGCGATCGCTCTCGGCGCCGACGGCGACCCCGATGCGCCGCGAGGCTGA